The Corynebacterium confusum genome has a window encoding:
- a CDS encoding ABC transporter permease, translating into MVSTIDPQLSHPPRRRHKQQGWLVPTIFVIALVLFFTPWLAAAVFGFNRPGEGFTFAPLFSAFENPRAWPALRDTLLLCVASTLGMLVLLVPTIVFLNLKAPQLAKVAEMLSVLPIVIPAVALVSGVSEFYRAVAPGFLTSLWSLVPLYIVTAMPLCYRAIDAGVKALNLRTLFSASASLGASQWSTLFRVILPNLKVSMLSASLLCIAMTLAEFAMASLLLHYTFPVFIVEISRTNPRGIAALSFITILVTWALLSVISAVSRAGKAQKGTAQ; encoded by the coding sequence GTGGTTAGCACAATAGATCCCCAGCTGTCCCACCCGCCCCGCCGCCGGCACAAGCAGCAAGGCTGGCTGGTTCCCACCATTTTCGTCATCGCCCTGGTGCTCTTCTTCACGCCGTGGCTGGCGGCCGCGGTTTTCGGCTTCAACCGCCCCGGTGAGGGTTTTACCTTCGCTCCGCTTTTCAGCGCCTTCGAGAACCCCCGTGCTTGGCCGGCCCTGCGCGATACTCTCCTGCTGTGCGTGGCCAGCACGCTCGGCATGCTGGTCCTGTTGGTCCCGACCATCGTGTTTTTGAATCTGAAGGCGCCGCAGCTGGCCAAGGTCGCGGAGATGCTATCGGTGTTGCCCATCGTCATCCCGGCGGTCGCGCTGGTGTCCGGCGTCTCCGAGTTCTACCGCGCGGTGGCACCCGGCTTTTTGACCTCCCTGTGGTCCCTGGTCCCGCTCTACATCGTCACGGCGATGCCCCTGTGCTATCGCGCTATCGATGCCGGTGTCAAAGCCCTGAACCTCCGCACCCTGTTTTCTGCTTCGGCCTCGCTCGGGGCTTCCCAGTGGAGCACGCTCTTTCGCGTCATCCTGCCTAATTTGAAGGTCTCGATGCTCTCGGCGTCTTTGTTGTGCATTGCCATGACGCTGGCCGAGTTCGCCATGGCCTCCCTGCTGCTGCACTACACCTTCCCCGTTTTCATCGTGGAAATCTCCCGGACTAACCCGCGCGGCATCGCGGCGCTGTCGTTCATCACCATCCTGGTCACGTGGGCGCTGCTGTCCGTGATCTCCGCCGTATCCCGCGCGGGTAAAGCCCAGAAAGGAACCGCCCAGTAA
- a CDS encoding ABC transporter substrate-binding protein, giving the protein MSVKVSFKRRTLLRLAGIGAAVTLASSSLVACGSDSDNDAQIGENIEEIASLAKDEGEVRLIAYPETWANYKGHFEEFEKKYGVDVVVDSPDASSAEELEAVKNLRGQDSQPDVLDIGYSFTGPAKQQDLIEEYKPSHWDEIPDELKDPDGKWVGAYYGVLSVGVDKDAADVPTSFEDLKDPKYKGKIALPGDPRKGASGIATVFAASLANGGSLDDIQPGIDYFAELAELGNLVPVSDAASAITTGEASVIFDWNYNWLGVEDQLEKDGVNFEMAVLEDGVFGNYYAQPVTKNSPQPNAGRLWIDWLTSDEGSEQYARGGAIPARFTQLAEEGKLSDEALSKLPDPKIVEKVKLPTPEQGDKANEAIAKEWSQKVKY; this is encoded by the coding sequence ATGTCCGTGAAAGTGTCTTTTAAACGCCGAACCCTGCTGCGCCTAGCCGGCATTGGCGCAGCCGTTACCCTAGCTTCCTCCTCGCTCGTTGCCTGCGGCAGCGACAGCGACAACGACGCCCAGATTGGTGAAAACATCGAGGAGATCGCCTCCCTCGCCAAGGATGAGGGCGAGGTCCGCCTCATCGCTTACCCGGAAACCTGGGCGAACTACAAGGGCCATTTCGAAGAGTTTGAAAAGAAGTACGGCGTCGACGTCGTCGTGGATTCGCCGGACGCGTCTTCCGCAGAAGAGCTGGAGGCAGTCAAGAACCTGCGCGGCCAGGATTCCCAGCCGGACGTACTGGATATCGGCTATTCGTTCACGGGCCCGGCCAAGCAGCAAGACCTCATCGAAGAGTATAAGCCCTCGCACTGGGACGAGATCCCAGACGAGCTCAAGGACCCGGATGGCAAGTGGGTAGGCGCCTACTACGGTGTGCTGTCGGTGGGCGTCGACAAGGACGCCGCTGACGTACCCACCAGCTTCGAAGACCTCAAGGACCCGAAGTACAAGGGCAAGATTGCTCTGCCGGGGGATCCGCGCAAGGGCGCTTCCGGCATCGCTACGGTCTTCGCCGCTTCCCTAGCCAACGGCGGCTCGCTGGATGATATCCAGCCGGGTATCGACTACTTCGCCGAGCTGGCGGAGCTGGGCAACCTCGTGCCGGTTTCCGATGCAGCCTCGGCCATCACCACCGGCGAGGCCTCGGTCATCTTCGACTGGAACTACAACTGGCTGGGCGTGGAAGACCAGCTGGAAAAGGACGGCGTGAACTTCGAGATGGCCGTCTTGGAGGACGGCGTCTTCGGTAACTACTACGCGCAGCCGGTGACCAAGAACTCGCCGCAGCCGAACGCCGGTCGCCTCTGGATCGACTGGTTGACCTCGGACGAGGGCTCTGAGCAGTACGCTCGCGGCGGGGCCATCCCGGCGCGGTTCACCCAGCTGGCCGAGGAGGGCAAGCTCTCGGACGAGGCGCTGTCGAAGCTGCCGGATCCGAAGATCGTGGAGAAGGTCAAGCTGCCGACTCCGGAGCAGGGCGATAAGGCTAACGAGGCCATCGCGAAGGAATGGTCGCAGAAGGTGAAATATTAA
- a CDS encoding ABC transporter ATP-binding protein: protein MSTPHVVLDNLTKTYGSKTVLQELSLTLDQSELVALLGPSGCGKTTTLKILAGLEAADRGLIQVGGKDISKVPTRKRNMGIVFQAYSLFPHMTAKDNVAYGLKIGRQSTAARRKRAEELLELVGLTEHMDKYPAQLSGGQQQRVALARALAISPQLLLLDEPLSALDATVRSQLRDEIRRIQLAEGITTLLVTHDQEEALVMADRIGVMNAGVIEQIGTPSEVYHTPRSPFISQFVGVVNRIPGLCRAGRISVLGNELDIRNADHGVADGTTGVALIRPEEIEALPDSSGPYRVLNKQLRGLFTSVKLTGPDDAPVRVDMSSLSADRFHAGQPVSLRLLSRGTTQDVVVDKADGAATVSHPASVEGGTNA from the coding sequence ATGTCTACTCCCCACGTTGTTCTGGACAACCTCACCAAGACGTACGGGTCCAAGACCGTCCTGCAGGAACTGAGCCTCACGCTGGATCAGTCCGAGCTGGTCGCGCTGTTGGGCCCTTCCGGCTGTGGCAAAACCACCACGCTGAAGATCTTGGCCGGCCTCGAGGCAGCGGATCGCGGCCTCATCCAGGTCGGCGGCAAGGACATCTCGAAAGTGCCCACGCGCAAGCGCAACATGGGCATCGTCTTCCAGGCGTATTCCCTCTTTCCGCACATGACGGCGAAGGACAACGTAGCCTACGGGTTAAAGATAGGCCGCCAGTCCACCGCGGCGCGGCGCAAGCGCGCGGAAGAGCTGCTGGAGCTCGTGGGGCTGACCGAGCACATGGACAAGTACCCGGCACAACTGTCCGGCGGGCAGCAACAGCGCGTGGCCTTGGCCCGCGCGCTGGCCATCTCCCCGCAGCTGCTCCTACTGGACGAGCCGCTGTCCGCCCTCGATGCCACGGTCCGCTCCCAGCTCCGCGACGAAATCCGCCGCATCCAGCTGGCCGAAGGGATCACCACTCTGCTGGTCACCCACGACCAGGAGGAGGCGCTGGTCATGGCGGATCGCATTGGAGTGATGAACGCCGGGGTCATCGAGCAGATCGGCACGCCGTCTGAGGTTTATCACACCCCGCGCTCGCCCTTTATTTCGCAGTTCGTGGGCGTGGTCAACCGCATTCCGGGGCTCTGCCGAGCCGGCCGAATCTCGGTGCTGGGCAACGAGCTGGATATCCGCAACGCGGACCACGGCGTGGCCGATGGGACTACAGGCGTAGCGCTCATCCGCCCCGAGGAGATCGAGGCGTTGCCTGATTCTTCCGGTCCGTACCGCGTGCTGAACAAGCAGCTGCGCGGGTTGTTCACCTCGGTGAAGCTGACCGGGCCGGACGATGCCCCCGTCCGCGTCGACATGTCCAGCCTCAGCGCCGATCGCTTCCACGCCGGCCAGCCGGTCTCGCTGCGCCTGCTCTCGCGCGGTACTACCCAGGACGTAGTGGTCGACAAGGCGGACGGCGCGGCGACAGTCTCCCACCCGGCTTCCGTGGAGGGTGGTACCAATGCTTAA
- a CDS encoding IS256 family transposase, which produces MTTVSPKKSHDPARVNEISEKLMENPEVASLISELSASADDASELVKGLLQASINAGLKAEMDAHLGYGHSDRNAKAQVETSQENNHRNGSYIKTVNSGYGAVEVTVPRDRAGTFIPRMVPKGARRLTELDDMIVSLYAGGMTVRDICHHLATTLGVDMSPDTISTITDAVLEEVMIWQNRQLDEFYPVIFLDALRVKIRDGHRVVNKACYMAVGVDMDGIKHILGLWIAENEGAAFWASVCADLANRGVQDVFIVCCDGLKGLPEAVEATWPNSMVQTCIVHLIRAANRWVSYQDRKSVSRALREVYTATNEDTARANLDAFEASELGLKYPQSVKVWRDAWERFVPFLQFPPAARRVLYTTNSIESLNAQLRKATRNRGQFPNDTAALKTLWLMICNIEDKRAAQRAKKAKRNIECNGYIEGAKATGWKQAINQLAVAYPNRFADYL; this is translated from the coding sequence ATGACTACGGTGTCACCGAAGAAAAGCCATGACCCGGCGAGGGTCAACGAGATCAGCGAGAAGCTGATGGAAAACCCTGAGGTCGCCAGCTTGATCAGCGAGCTGTCGGCTTCCGCTGATGATGCAAGCGAGCTGGTCAAAGGCCTGTTGCAGGCATCGATCAACGCTGGTCTTAAGGCGGAGATGGATGCGCACTTGGGCTACGGCCATTCCGACCGCAACGCCAAAGCCCAGGTCGAAACCTCACAGGAGAATAACCACCGCAATGGGTCGTACATCAAGACCGTCAATTCTGGATACGGCGCGGTGGAAGTAACTGTGCCCAGGGATCGTGCCGGCACGTTTATTCCCCGCATGGTGCCCAAGGGCGCACGCAGGCTCACAGAGCTCGACGACATGATCGTCTCGCTGTATGCCGGCGGGATGACAGTGCGCGATATTTGCCATCATCTCGCGACCACCCTTGGGGTGGATATGAGCCCCGATACGATCAGCACCATTACCGATGCGGTCTTGGAAGAGGTCATGATCTGGCAAAACCGCCAGCTCGACGAGTTTTACCCAGTGATCTTCCTCGACGCCCTACGCGTGAAGATCCGTGACGGCCACCGCGTGGTCAACAAGGCTTGCTACATGGCGGTTGGTGTCGACATGGACGGCATCAAGCACATCCTGGGATTGTGGATCGCTGAAAATGAAGGCGCCGCATTCTGGGCATCGGTGTGCGCAGATCTGGCCAACCGCGGGGTCCAGGACGTGTTCATCGTCTGCTGCGACGGGCTCAAAGGCCTGCCAGAAGCCGTGGAGGCAACCTGGCCGAATTCCATGGTGCAGACCTGCATTGTGCACCTGATTCGAGCTGCGAACCGGTGGGTGTCTTATCAGGACCGCAAATCTGTCTCCCGCGCGCTGCGTGAGGTCTACACCGCCACCAATGAGGACACCGCACGCGCCAACCTGGATGCTTTCGAGGCCAGTGAACTGGGCCTAAAATACCCCCAGTCGGTCAAAGTCTGGCGCGACGCCTGGGAGCGGTTCGTGCCGTTTCTACAGTTCCCGCCTGCGGCCAGGCGAGTGCTCTACACCACCAATTCGATCGAGTCACTCAACGCGCAACTGCGTAAAGCTACCCGTAACAGGGGCCAATTCCCGAACGATACCGCAGCACTGAAGACGCTGTGGCTGATGATCTGCAACATCGAAGACAAGCGTGCTGCCCAGCGGGCGAAGAAAGCCAAGCGCAACATTGAGTGCAACGGCTATATTGAAGGAGCGAAAGCCACCGGGTGGAAACAAGCCATCAACCAACTAGCCGTGGCTTACCCCAACCGATTCGCGGACTACTTGTAA
- a CDS encoding ABC transporter permease, translated as MTASLDVAANASTPQPPEREPKARSFASVKVTGWLGALPFLAFMAAFLVIPILANVVRAFQAPDGSFSLTTMAEAIDEAYRPAFALTFNLSALTALIGGVLGLIVAWALTNPSGPRWLPGLVNSFSALAAQSGGVQLAYAFIALLGTQGLLTTAINMVMPSFGEWFSITDFWGVSLVYLYFQVPLMTILMLPAMAGLKKEWYDAAASLGATRGQFIKDVAVPVLWPSILGSVLLLFANAFAAYATAYALAGGSLDLVPIIIGFFISGNVLLNPGMAAAMVTWMMVIIIVAMAVRFFLTRRSNKWLAQ; from the coding sequence ATGACTGCTTCTCTCGACGTGGCTGCAAACGCGAGTACCCCGCAGCCGCCGGAGCGAGAGCCCAAGGCCCGCAGCTTCGCCTCGGTCAAGGTGACCGGCTGGTTGGGGGCTTTGCCCTTTCTCGCGTTCATGGCGGCGTTCCTTGTCATTCCCATCTTGGCTAACGTGGTGCGGGCCTTCCAGGCCCCAGACGGGAGCTTCTCGCTGACAACCATGGCGGAAGCCATCGACGAGGCCTACCGTCCGGCCTTCGCGCTGACCTTCAACCTCTCCGCACTGACCGCGCTTATCGGCGGCGTGCTCGGGCTCATCGTGGCGTGGGCTCTGACGAACCCGTCTGGGCCGCGGTGGCTCCCTGGCCTGGTCAATAGCTTTTCCGCCCTGGCGGCTCAGTCGGGCGGCGTGCAGTTGGCGTATGCCTTCATCGCCTTGCTGGGCACGCAGGGCCTGCTGACCACCGCGATCAACATGGTCATGCCCTCGTTCGGCGAGTGGTTTTCCATCACGGACTTCTGGGGCGTGAGCCTGGTGTACTTGTATTTCCAGGTGCCCCTGATGACCATTTTGATGCTGCCGGCGATGGCCGGGCTGAAAAAGGAATGGTACGACGCCGCGGCGTCTCTGGGCGCGACCCGCGGGCAGTTCATCAAGGACGTGGCCGTCCCCGTGCTATGGCCGTCCATCCTCGGCTCGGTCCTGCTGCTGTTCGCCAACGCCTTCGCGGCCTATGCCACGGCCTACGCGCTGGCCGGCGGCTCGCTGGACTTGGTGCCCATCATCATCGGTTTCTTCATCAGCGGCAACGTCTTGCTCAACCCCGGAATGGCCGCCGCGATGGTCACGTGGATGATGGTGATCATCATTGTCGCCATGGCGGTGCGTTTCTTTCTCACGCGGAGGAGTAACAAGTGGTTAGCACAATAG
- a CDS encoding DUF262 domain-containing protein: MSKLSIDQKTVLSLFSDKRADFLIPDYQRPYAWTEDQCLTLWEDIFAFAIPEGDVDQFDDNDEYFLGPIVTFRNTEGQLEIIDGQQRLTTLMLLLRAFYAKFEHMKDARSVKTRDLIASCLWKTDEFGDPDYEQLKIDSEVASDDDKGEFLEILRKGEVVPGRRSRYAENFAFFQRSIDEFVDKFPTYTPSLAMRILKNLILLPIEAESQRTALRIFSTLNDRGLPLADADIFKSQFYKYFADKDKKDEFIDRWRVLEETSSRIFDRSSSNAMDELFTRYMYYRRAKLGIRKTTTVSLRDFYERGNYELLKSEQTLADLETLLSFWVRVNDREGFSEEVIRRLFVMSHAPNSMWTYFVSVYYMHNHDENGDLDDKKFLDFLSRINAFIWAYSIERPGVNALRTPIFPAMVRLVNDEPVTFEQHRFDRTGLEERMKSFRFNNGRPITRSMLVWWVFQDPDQQPFDPDVKLELEHIYAKKRADVENSLDPRSLLESLGNKAFLEKSINIRASDYRFSDKKNYYNGFTTSRGQVRPGTRNVELKKLAENQNDFKQEDIIARNEKIVSSFLDFVGEWGLLA, from the coding sequence ATGTCGAAGCTCAGCATCGACCAAAAGACCGTCTTGTCGCTGTTCAGCGATAAGCGGGCCGATTTCCTCATCCCCGACTACCAGCGCCCCTACGCCTGGACTGAGGATCAGTGCCTGACCTTATGGGAAGATATTTTCGCTTTCGCCATCCCGGAAGGCGACGTGGACCAGTTCGACGACAACGACGAGTACTTCCTGGGGCCCATCGTGACCTTTCGCAACACGGAAGGCCAGCTCGAAATCATCGACGGACAGCAGCGACTGACGACCTTGATGCTGCTCCTGCGTGCTTTCTATGCGAAGTTCGAGCACATGAAAGACGCTCGATCGGTGAAAACCCGCGATCTTATCGCGTCGTGCCTGTGGAAGACCGATGAGTTCGGCGACCCCGACTACGAACAGCTGAAGATCGACTCTGAGGTAGCCTCCGACGACGACAAGGGCGAGTTTCTCGAAATCCTGCGAAAAGGTGAGGTAGTTCCGGGCCGTCGCAGCCGGTACGCGGAGAACTTCGCGTTCTTCCAACGCAGCATCGACGAGTTTGTCGACAAGTTCCCGACCTATACGCCTTCGCTGGCCATGCGCATCCTGAAGAACCTAATCCTGCTTCCGATTGAGGCAGAGTCCCAGCGAACAGCCCTTCGGATCTTCTCCACGCTCAACGACCGCGGGCTCCCGTTGGCGGATGCGGACATCTTTAAATCGCAGTTCTACAAGTACTTTGCGGACAAGGACAAGAAGGACGAGTTCATTGATCGCTGGCGGGTGCTGGAAGAGACCAGTAGCCGAATCTTTGACCGGTCCAGTTCCAATGCGATGGATGAGCTGTTCACGCGTTACATGTACTACCGGCGTGCGAAGCTGGGTATTCGCAAGACGACGACGGTGTCCCTGCGTGATTTCTATGAGCGTGGCAACTACGAGCTGCTGAAATCAGAGCAGACCCTCGCCGACCTGGAGACCCTCCTCTCGTTCTGGGTAAGGGTCAACGACCGAGAAGGCTTCAGCGAGGAGGTAATCCGCCGCCTCTTTGTCATGTCGCACGCGCCGAACAGCATGTGGACTTACTTCGTGTCCGTGTACTATATGCATAACCATGATGAGAACGGCGATCTGGATGACAAGAAATTCCTGGACTTCCTCTCTCGTATCAATGCATTTATCTGGGCATACTCGATTGAGCGGCCCGGCGTAAACGCGCTGCGTACCCCGATTTTTCCGGCGATGGTCCGGCTGGTCAACGACGAGCCAGTCACTTTCGAGCAACACCGTTTCGACCGCACCGGCTTGGAAGAACGGATGAAGTCCTTCCGGTTCAACAACGGGCGGCCGATTACCCGTTCCATGCTGGTGTGGTGGGTCTTCCAGGATCCCGATCAGCAGCCGTTCGATCCGGACGTAAAGCTTGAGCTCGAGCACATCTACGCCAAGAAGCGTGCCGACGTGGAAAACTCCCTCGACCCGCGCAGCCTGCTCGAGTCACTGGGCAACAAGGCGTTCTTGGAAAAGTCCATCAACATCCGCGCATCGGACTACCGCTTCTCCGACAAGAAGAACTACTACAACGGCTTCACCACGTCCCGGGGCCAAGTCCGCCCAGGCACCCGCAACGTCGAGCTCAAGAAGCTCGCGGAGAATCAAAACGACTTCAAGCAGGAGGACATCATCGCACGAAACGAGAAGATCGTGTCCAGCTTCCTCGACTTCGTGGGTGAGTGGGGACTGCTGGCTTAG
- a CDS encoding alkaline phosphatase family protein, with translation MLNPEPGFRPAPASRRPRVLIVGLDGVRWDIAAEDSVAPALQRLAADGAFHTMTMEVPTISAPGWASLLTGTTHAEHGLVDNSCVGGRTWNCPDVLSQCFYQDQSTRTYAAAGWPVLTDPNGLGPIIHPRVEQQKAGLHRIVSRDGETYGYRTIDAELTDFTLAALKGGTFDVGFTYCCDVDDAGHVHGLTGPEYREALGRVDAHTQRLAAALTQRHLQFQEDWLLIVTTDHGHIDAGGHGGDSPKETQSWAITWSPSGHTPEWEEHLQPESLAGRILAHRDS, from the coding sequence ATGCTTAACCCAGAACCTGGCTTCCGGCCCGCACCTGCCAGCCGGCGCCCGCGGGTGCTGATCGTGGGGCTGGACGGCGTGCGCTGGGACATCGCCGCGGAAGACAGCGTGGCTCCCGCCCTGCAGCGTCTGGCGGCTGACGGCGCTTTTCACACCATGACCATGGAGGTGCCCACTATTTCCGCGCCCGGGTGGGCCAGCCTCCTGACCGGCACCACCCACGCCGAGCATGGCCTGGTGGACAATTCCTGCGTCGGCGGACGCACGTGGAACTGCCCCGACGTCTTGTCCCAGTGTTTCTACCAGGACCAGTCAACGCGGACTTATGCCGCGGCGGGCTGGCCGGTACTCACGGATCCGAACGGCCTAGGCCCCATCATCCACCCGCGGGTCGAGCAGCAGAAGGCCGGCCTGCACCGCATAGTTTCCCGCGATGGCGAGACCTACGGTTACCGCACCATCGACGCCGAGCTCACCGATTTCACCCTGGCCGCGCTCAAAGGCGGCACCTTCGACGTAGGATTCACCTACTGCTGCGATGTCGACGATGCCGGCCACGTCCACGGCCTCACCGGCCCCGAATACCGGGAAGCACTGGGCCGCGTCGACGCGCACACCCAGCGGCTCGCCGCCGCCCTTACCCAGCGACACCTGCAGTTCCAGGAGGACTGGCTGCTCATCGTCACCACCGACCACGGGCATATCGATGCCGGCGGCCACGGCGGCGACAGCCCGAAGGAGACCCAATCCTGGGCCATCACCTGGTCCCCGTCCGGTCACACCCCCGAGTGGGAAGAGCACCTCCAGCCGGAGTCCCTAGCCGGCCGCATCCTCGCCCACCGCGACTCCTAA
- a CDS encoding integrase core domain-containing protein, whose amino-acid sequence MIQFIDKHRNHFTVEFICTTLNTHHVGGFLTCCGYRQFKARGLSVRSLRDAALVERITEVHKQNYGVYGIRERWHALRREGIDIGREQTARLMRLAGVPGKGKGRSPVTTGPAPGKWTHRGSGPGSQYVSIIYNERLAEHGIIASTGTVGDFYDNALAENVNGSYKNELIHTRLWTDVVDVEIATFEWVNWWNESRLHQSLGYRAPADVESEFWSRNPSQEIMEIKAQA is encoded by the coding sequence ATGATCCAGTTCATCGATAAACACCGGAATCATTTCACCGTCGAGTTCATCTGCACGACGTTAAACACCCACCATGTTGGCGGCTTCCTTACCTGTTGTGGGTACCGCCAATTTAAGGCTCGGGGATTAAGTGTCCGTAGCCTTCGCGACGCCGCCCTAGTAGAGCGCATTACCGAAGTTCATAAACAAAACTACGGTGTCTACGGGATTCGCGAAAGGTGGCACGCGCTGCGCCGTGAAGGAATCGACATTGGACGTGAACAGACCGCGCGTCTGATGCGCCTTGCAGGTGTGCCTGGCAAAGGTAAAGGCCGGTCTCCCGTGACGACGGGCCCGGCCCCCGGAAAGTGGACACATCGGGGGTCGGGCCCCGGCTCGCAATATGTGAGCATTATCTACAATGAGCGTCTTGCTGAGCATGGCATTATCGCGTCGACCGGTACTGTTGGTGACTTTTATGACAATGCACTGGCTGAAAACGTCAACGGTTCCTACAAAAACGAGCTGATTCATACCAGGTTGTGGACCGACGTGGTTGATGTTGAGATTGCCACGTTTGAGTGGGTGAATTGGTGGAACGAGTCAAGGCTCCACCAGAGCCTGGGCTACCGGGCGCCGGCGGATGTTGAATCCGAGTTTTGGAGCCGCAACCCTTCCCAAGAAATAATGGAAATCAAGGCACAAGCCTAG